In one window of Tenacibaculum mesophilum DNA:
- a CDS encoding lysoplasmalogenase: protein MTKQTKITLASIVFLLVAITDVYAVITQNKTIEMIFKPLLMTSLAVVYLVSVSKHRFWLLSALFFSFWGDVFLLDKTNFFVFGLASFLVAHVVYIKITTSFLYKDSVVKILTSAVPFVLLFVGLLGLIYNNLGDMLLPVLVYGIAISTFGTAALLNYRQQKNTANSWLLLGAVLFVASDSLIALNNFYTTKRLFDIAIIVLYVVSQYLIVKAIIAKEN from the coding sequence ATGACCAAACAAACTAAAATAACCCTAGCTTCCATCGTTTTTTTATTGGTTGCTATTACCGATGTGTATGCAGTAATTACACAAAATAAAACAATAGAAATGATTTTTAAACCGTTATTAATGACATCACTAGCGGTAGTGTATTTGGTATCGGTAAGTAAGCATCGTTTCTGGTTGTTATCGGCTTTGTTTTTTTCGTTTTGGGGTGATGTTTTCTTGCTTGATAAAACAAACTTTTTTGTATTTGGTTTGGCCTCGTTTTTAGTAGCACATGTTGTTTATATTAAAATAACGACAAGCTTTTTGTATAAGGATTCAGTAGTTAAAATACTAACATCAGCAGTTCCCTTTGTATTGTTATTTGTGGGACTCTTAGGTTTAATTTATAATAATTTAGGAGACATGTTGCTACCTGTATTGGTGTACGGAATAGCTATTTCAACTTTTGGAACAGCAGCATTACTAAATTATCGTCAGCAAAAAAACACAGCGAATTCATGGTTGTTGTTAGGAGCTGTTTTGTTTGTTGCTTCTGATAGCCTTATAGCATTGAATAACTTTTATACAACTAAAAGGTTGTTTGATATTGCTATAATTGTCCTGTATGTCGTTTCTCAATATTTAATTGTTAAAGCAATTATAGCTAAAGAAAATTAA
- a CDS encoding esterase-like activity of phytase family protein has translation MKKIVLVLSVFGLLACKQQKTTLKFLDEYLIKDSLVINNTVIGGISGIDYYNNNYYMVVDDATNPRILVGDIIVKNDSIQSVNFEDVIIVDTISKFTKNHVLDLESVFVDNGTINLVSEGSIQYKKDPSIFEIDTKGNFKQGVEIPNYFKATSKAKPKHNGVFESSSKSFDGKGFWVAMEAPLEADGEEPTFHETQSPIRITYFDNESKKATKQFAYQLEKIDKPAKGKINLNGTTAILEYRKNQFFIIERAYQSGYGSHGNVVRIFKATIDKTSTNTLENQSLKNEKYTPLKKELLFDFSTVKNQLTDGIIDNIEAITFGPILQNGNKSLILAADDNFQLYGRQLNQFLLLEIDEK, from the coding sequence ATGAAAAAAATAGTATTAGTCCTATCCGTTTTTGGTTTACTTGCTTGTAAACAGCAAAAAACAACACTTAAGTTTTTAGACGAGTATTTGATAAAAGATTCTTTAGTTATCAATAACACTGTTATCGGTGGAATTTCTGGAATTGATTATTACAATAACAACTACTATATGGTAGTGGATGATGCTACAAATCCAAGAATTTTAGTAGGAGATATTATTGTTAAAAATGATTCGATACAATCGGTAAATTTTGAAGATGTTATTATAGTTGATACTATAAGTAAGTTTACTAAAAATCATGTATTGGATTTAGAATCTGTATTCGTAGATAACGGAACTATAAATTTAGTAAGTGAAGGGTCTATTCAATATAAAAAAGACCCAAGTATATTTGAAATAGACACAAAAGGAAACTTTAAACAAGGGGTAGAAATACCTAATTATTTCAAAGCAACATCCAAAGCGAAACCAAAGCATAACGGTGTTTTTGAAAGTTCTTCAAAAAGTTTTGACGGAAAAGGTTTCTGGGTAGCAATGGAAGCTCCTTTAGAAGCAGATGGAGAAGAGCCTACATTTCACGAAACACAATCTCCTATCAGAATTACCTATTTTGATAACGAATCAAAAAAAGCGACCAAACAATTTGCATATCAATTAGAGAAAATTGATAAACCAGCTAAAGGAAAAATAAACCTAAACGGAACTACAGCTATTTTAGAATACCGAAAGAATCAGTTTTTTATAATTGAAAGAGCATATCAAAGTGGTTATGGTAGCCATGGAAATGTAGTTAGAATTTTTAAAGCAACTATAGATAAAACTTCAACAAATACATTAGAAAATCAATCTTTAAAAAACGAAAAATATACACCATTAAAAAAAGAGCTGTTATTTGATTTTAGTACTGTTAAAAATCAATTAACCGATGGGATAATAGATAACATTGAAGCGATTACTTTTGGTCCAATATTGCAAAACGGAAATAAATCGTTAATCTTGGCTGCTGATGATAATTTTCAGTTGTATGGAAGGCAATTAAATCAATTTTTATTATTAGAAATTGATGAGAAATAA
- the dapA gene encoding 4-hydroxy-tetrahydrodipicolinate synthase, whose amino-acid sequence MQKFVGTGVALVTPFNEDLSVDFEALKKLVNYNIENGTNYLVINGTTGESATITKEEKLEIIKVIAEENKGRLPLVLGVGGNNTQTVVEELQSLDLSEIDGILSVAPYYSKPTQEGFYQHYKAISLASPKPIIMYNVPGRTAKNMEPATTLRLARDFENIVAVKEAGNNQQQYYELLKDKPEDFLVISGDDDLAVGVTLAGGAGVISVIGQALPKEFSKMIQLGLEGKAKEAYELHYKLMDIVSLIFEENNPAGIKAVLQKLGICLDEVRLPLVTASEELQTKISDFIDNL is encoded by the coding sequence ATGCAAAAGTTTGTAGGAACTGGAGTAGCTTTAGTAACTCCTTTCAATGAAGATTTAAGTGTAGACTTTGAAGCACTTAAAAAGTTAGTAAATTACAATATTGAAAACGGTACAAACTATTTAGTAATAAATGGAACTACTGGAGAAAGTGCAACAATTACTAAAGAAGAAAAATTAGAAATAATAAAAGTAATTGCTGAAGAAAATAAAGGGCGTTTACCTTTAGTTTTAGGGGTTGGAGGAAACAACACACAAACTGTTGTTGAAGAACTACAATCTTTAGACTTATCGGAAATAGACGGAATTTTATCAGTAGCCCCGTATTATAGCAAACCAACTCAAGAAGGGTTCTATCAACATTACAAAGCAATTTCTTTAGCGAGCCCTAAGCCAATTATTATGTATAATGTTCCTGGTAGAACAGCAAAAAATATGGAGCCAGCAACAACGTTACGATTAGCAAGAGATTTTGAAAACATTGTTGCAGTTAAAGAAGCAGGAAACAATCAACAACAATACTATGAGTTGTTAAAAGATAAGCCTGAAGACTTTTTAGTAATTTCAGGTGATGATGATTTGGCTGTTGGAGTAACTTTAGCAGGTGGAGCAGGAGTTATTTCTGTAATAGGGCAAGCATTACCAAAAGAGTTTTCAAAAATGATTCAGTTAGGGTTAGAAGGAAAAGCAAAAGAAGCTTACGAACTTCATTATAAATTAATGGATATAGTAAGTCTAATTTTTGAAGAAAACAATCCAGCAGGAATTAAAGCGGTGTTACAAAAATTAGGAATTTGTTTAGATGAAGTACGTTTACCACTAGTAACAGCTTCAGAAGAACTACAAACAAAAATATCAGACTTTATAGATAATCTATAA
- a CDS encoding GyrI-like domain-containing protein, producing the protein MSTGQKEPFYVIGISVRTTNENQQAAKDIPALWQRFMSENIVEQIPNKLSNEVYVVYTDYESDYTKPYTTIIGCKVSEIGNIPEGFVCKKIAAPNYKTYAAKGSLTENIVYNKWLEIWNEDIKRAYTSDYELYGAKASDPTNAEVEIFIGVN; encoded by the coding sequence ATGAGTACAGGACAAAAAGAACCGTTTTACGTGATAGGAATTTCAGTAAGAACTACTAATGAGAATCAACAAGCAGCAAAAGATATACCTGCTTTATGGCAACGATTTATGTCGGAGAATATAGTTGAACAAATCCCAAATAAACTTTCAAATGAAGTATATGTTGTGTATACGGATTATGAATCAGATTACACTAAGCCATACACAACAATCATCGGTTGTAAGGTAAGTGAAATAGGTAATATCCCAGAAGGGTTTGTGTGTAAAAAAATAGCAGCACCAAACTATAAAACATATGCAGCAAAGGGAAGCTTAACAGAGAATATTGTCTATAACAAATGGTTAGAAATTTGGAATGAAGATATAAAAAGAGCTTATACTTCCGATTATGAGTTGTATGGAGCAAAAGCATCAGACCCAACAAATGCAGAAGTAGAAATATTTATAGGAGTAAATTAA
- a CDS encoding outer membrane protein assembly factor BamD: MKNLAYIAVMLLVLSSCGEYQKVLNKGTVEEQYKMAVKMYEAQKYSKALRLFEKITPSYRGKPQMERIQFMVSQSNFNEKNYGLAGYYFNRFTGNYPKSSKREEAAFLSALSYYKAAPSFSLDPTDTNKALEAFQKFIDNYPDSDKLEEANKYHAELRAKLEKKSFEIAKTYYRTAEYDSRNYKAAIVAFDNLLEDYLGTKYKEEALYYRLKAAHDFAIKSTQRRKAERIKEAVKAYDKLKRNFPESKFMEESNEMLATLNKEQEQLAKS, translated from the coding sequence ATGAAAAATCTAGCGTATATTGCTGTAATGCTTTTAGTACTTTCTTCATGTGGAGAGTATCAAAAAGTATTGAATAAAGGAACTGTAGAAGAACAATACAAAATGGCTGTAAAAATGTACGAAGCTCAAAAGTACAGTAAAGCTTTACGTTTGTTTGAAAAAATAACACCTTCATACAGAGGTAAACCTCAAATGGAGCGTATTCAATTTATGGTTTCTCAATCTAACTTTAATGAGAAAAATTACGGGTTGGCAGGATATTACTTTAATAGATTTACTGGAAATTACCCAAAAAGTTCAAAAAGAGAAGAAGCCGCTTTTTTATCAGCTTTAAGTTATTACAAAGCAGCTCCTAGCTTTAGTTTAGACCCAACAGATACAAATAAAGCTTTAGAGGCCTTTCAAAAGTTTATAGATAATTATCCAGATTCAGATAAATTAGAAGAGGCTAACAAGTATCATGCTGAATTGAGAGCAAAACTAGAAAAGAAATCTTTTGAGATAGCAAAAACATATTATAGAACTGCTGAATATGACTCTAGAAATTACAAAGCGGCAATTGTAGCTTTTGATAATTTATTAGAAGATTATTTAGGAACTAAGTATAAAGAAGAAGCTTTATATTATCGTTTAAAAGCAGCACATGATTTTGCAATCAAAAGTACGCAACGTAGAAAAGCAGAAAGAATTAAAGAAGCAGTTAAAGCGTACGATAAGTTAAAAAGAAATTTTCCTGAATCAAAATTCATGGAAGAATCAAACGAAATGTTAGCAACATTAAACAAAGAACAAGAACAATTAGCTAAAAGTTAA
- the ligA gene encoding NAD-dependent DNA ligase LigA: MTVQEKIQQLREELHKHNHSYYVLDAPTISDYEFDIKLKELQELEDENPEYFNPNSPTQRVGGEVTKNFETVTHKHRMYSLDNSYSKEDLLDWEKRVQKILGTDEVEYTCELKYDGASINLTYENGEFVQAVTRGDGFQGDNVTTNIRTIKSIPLLPNSDFVRDFEMRGEIILPLDGFNKMNEERIANDEEPYRNPRNTASGSLKLQDSAEVAKRPLDCLLYQLVTRERKYASHFESLEAARKVGFKIPDTIVLAKSIEEVLDFVNEWDVKRHTLPYETDGVVVKVNSFQQQDELGYTSKAPRWAIAYKFKAEQVSTVLNEITYQVGRTGAITPVANLEPVQLAGTIVKRASLHNADQIAKLDVRVGDTVFVEKGGEIIPKIIAVDLTKRPEDSVPTQYATHCPECNTELVRTDGDAKHYCPNEFGCAPQITGRIKHFISRKAMDIDGLGGETVDLLRKEGLIKNYADLYDLTVEQVIPLERMAEKSAQNMIEGIEKSKEIPFEKVLFALGIRFVGETVAKKLAKHFKSIDNLMNADFETLISVDEIGDRIAQSIIDFSNNLGNIDLINRLKSHGVQLEVSAESLEGQTDKLAGKVFVVSGVFHQMSRTELKKAIEDNGGKVSSSISKKTTYIVAGDNMGPSKLTKAESLGIPIISEQDFIDMIA, from the coding sequence CAGCGAGTAGGAGGAGAAGTAACTAAAAACTTTGAAACGGTTACTCACAAGCATAGAATGTATTCGTTAGACAATTCGTACTCTAAAGAAGATTTGTTAGATTGGGAAAAACGTGTCCAGAAAATTTTAGGAACCGATGAGGTTGAATATACCTGTGAATTAAAATACGATGGAGCTTCAATAAACCTTACTTATGAGAATGGTGAGTTTGTACAAGCAGTTACTCGTGGAGATGGTTTTCAAGGAGATAATGTAACAACCAATATTCGTACAATAAAATCCATTCCATTATTGCCAAATAGTGATTTTGTGAGAGATTTTGAAATGCGAGGAGAAATCATTTTACCGTTAGACGGATTTAATAAAATGAATGAAGAACGTATTGCGAATGATGAAGAACCTTATAGAAATCCGCGTAATACCGCTAGTGGAAGCTTGAAGTTACAAGATAGTGCAGAAGTAGCAAAACGCCCGTTAGATTGTTTGTTGTATCAATTAGTAACGAGAGAACGTAAATATGCTTCGCATTTTGAAAGTTTAGAAGCCGCCAGAAAAGTTGGATTTAAAATTCCAGACACTATTGTTTTAGCTAAGTCGATTGAAGAGGTGTTAGATTTTGTAAACGAGTGGGATGTTAAACGTCACACGTTACCTTATGAAACGGATGGAGTAGTGGTAAAAGTAAATTCGTTTCAGCAACAAGATGAATTAGGGTATACTTCAAAAGCACCTCGTTGGGCAATCGCTTATAAATTTAAGGCAGAGCAAGTTTCAACAGTATTAAATGAAATTACCTATCAAGTAGGTAGAACAGGAGCAATAACACCTGTAGCAAACTTAGAACCTGTACAATTAGCTGGAACGATTGTAAAAAGAGCTTCATTACATAACGCCGACCAAATAGCAAAGTTAGATGTACGAGTAGGAGACACTGTTTTTGTAGAAAAAGGAGGGGAAATTATCCCAAAAATTATTGCTGTTGATTTAACAAAGCGACCAGAAGACTCTGTTCCTACACAATATGCAACCCATTGCCCCGAATGTAATACTGAATTAGTCAGAACTGATGGAGATGCAAAACATTATTGCCCGAACGAATTTGGATGTGCGCCTCAAATTACAGGTAGAATCAAGCATTTTATCAGTAGAAAAGCCATGGATATTGATGGCTTAGGAGGAGAAACGGTTGATTTATTACGCAAAGAAGGACTGATTAAAAACTATGCGGATTTATATGACTTAACGGTAGAACAAGTAATTCCGTTAGAGCGAATGGCTGAAAAATCAGCACAAAATATGATTGAAGGAATTGAAAAATCAAAAGAAATTCCGTTTGAAAAAGTGTTGTTTGCTTTAGGAATCCGTTTTGTTGGCGAAACTGTAGCTAAAAAGTTAGCAAAACACTTTAAGTCAATCGATAATTTAATGAATGCCGATTTTGAAACATTAATTTCTGTTGATGAAATTGGTGATAGAATAGCGCAAAGTATTATTGATTTTTCGAACAATTTAGGGAACATAGACTTAATAAACCGATTAAAATCACACGGAGTTCAGTTAGAGGTCTCTGCAGAGAGCTTAGAAGGACAAACAGATAAATTAGCAGGAAAAGTATTTGTTGTTTCAGGAGTTTTTCATCAAATGAGTAGAACTGAACTTAAAAAAGCAATTGAAGATAACGGTGGTAAGGTGTCGAGTTCCATTTCTAAAAAAACTACCTATATTGTAGCAGGTGATAATATGGGACCGAGTAAGCTTACCAAAGCTGAAAGTTTAGGGATTCCCATCATTTCAGAACAAGATTTTATTGATATGATTGCTTAG
- a CDS encoding DoxX family membrane protein: protein MKKYILLILKLIAAIIMLQTLFFKFTGAQESIDLFIKIAGDNEAYMRIGTGVFELIASVLLFIPKKTWLGALLTIGLMGGAIMSHLTILGIEHDGDGGILFISAIVTFISGVILLIFNRNNIPFVRNKH from the coding sequence ATGAAAAAATATATTCTTTTAATTTTAAAACTGATAGCTGCTATTATAATGCTTCAAACATTATTTTTTAAATTTACTGGAGCTCAAGAAAGCATTGATTTATTTATTAAAATAGCTGGAGATAATGAGGCTTATATGCGAATAGGTACAGGTGTTTTTGAATTAATTGCTTCCGTACTTTTATTTATCCCTAAAAAAACTTGGTTAGGAGCCTTATTAACTATTGGTTTAATGGGTGGAGCAATTATGAGCCACTTAACTATTTTAGGTATTGAACACGATGGCGATGGTGGCATTTTGTTTATTAGTGCTATCGTAACTTTTATCTCTGGAGTTATTCTATTAATTTTTAATAGAAATAATATACCTTTTGTTAGAAATAAACATTAA
- a CDS encoding DUF6913 domain-containing protein, with protein MISTLKKKSIQKAYDKLVVKKENIPHKETKVKSVAILLDNEALVNVVIANLTNIFPFQKTDIRVLVCKEYSKKEEPSPEFFTEKDFGFKASLKSDNLKDFVKNKYDLLINYTKTSNLLTNMVTLLSQADFKAGFAEIDDRLYDIVVSDASFNEAVLNQELKKYLTILNKI; from the coding sequence ATGATAAGTACCCTAAAGAAGAAATCTATTCAGAAAGCATACGACAAACTAGTTGTAAAAAAAGAGAATATTCCTCATAAAGAAACCAAAGTTAAAAGTGTAGCAATATTGCTAGATAATGAAGCTTTAGTAAATGTAGTAATAGCCAACTTAACAAACATTTTTCCTTTTCAAAAAACAGACATAAGAGTACTAGTTTGTAAAGAGTACTCAAAAAAGGAGGAACCCTCTCCAGAGTTTTTTACCGAAAAAGATTTTGGTTTCAAAGCGAGTTTAAAATCCGACAATTTAAAAGATTTCGTTAAAAACAAATACGACCTACTTATAAACTATACAAAAACGTCAAACTTATTAACGAATATGGTAACTTTGTTGTCACAAGCAGATTTTAAAGCAGGTTTTGCAGAAATTGACGATAGATTGTACGATATAGTAGTATCTGATGCTAGTTTTAACGAAGCTGTTTTAAACCAAGAATTAAAAAAATACCTAACGATTTTAAATAAAATATAA
- a CDS encoding DNA-directed RNA polymerase subunit omega, giving the protein MDYKETKAPLSTVTYNKEAIEAPTHNIYEAISIIAKRATQINSDLKKELVDKLDEFATYNDSLEEVFENKEQIEVSKFYERLPKPHAIAVEEWLNEKVYYRTPETK; this is encoded by the coding sequence ATGGATTATAAAGAAACGAAAGCGCCGTTAAGTACCGTAACTTATAATAAAGAAGCTATCGAGGCTCCAACACATAATATTTATGAAGCTATTTCTATTATAGCAAAGAGAGCTACACAAATTAATTCTGATTTAAAGAAGGAATTAGTTGACAAGTTAGATGAGTTTGCTACCTATAACGATAGTTTAGAAGAAGTTTTTGAAAATAAAGAACAAATCGAAGTTTCTAAATTCTATGAGCGTTTACCTAAGCCACATGCTATTGCAGTAGAAGAGTGGTTAAATGAGAAGGTATACTATAGAACTCCAGAGACAAAATAA
- a CDS encoding ferritin encodes MLSKVIEQALNDQIRVEAESSQIYLAMACWAEVQGFEGVSQFMYAHSDEERMHMLKLVKFVNERGGHAHISDLKEPPAKFGSFKDMFQTLFDHEVMVSKSINDLVHITLQEKDYATHNFLQWYVSEQIEEEALARNILDKINLIGDDKGGLYLFDNDVKQIVAQSASGAQE; translated from the coding sequence ATGTTATCAAAAGTAATAGAACAAGCATTAAATGATCAAATAAGAGTAGAAGCAGAGTCTTCTCAAATATATTTAGCTATGGCATGTTGGGCAGAAGTTCAAGGTTTTGAAGGTGTATCACAATTTATGTACGCACATTCAGATGAAGAGCGTATGCACATGTTAAAGTTAGTAAAATTCGTAAACGAACGAGGTGGACATGCTCATATTTCTGATTTAAAAGAACCACCAGCAAAATTTGGGTCTTTTAAAGATATGTTTCAAACATTGTTTGATCATGAGGTAATGGTATCTAAATCGATAAATGATTTAGTACATATCACATTACAAGAAAAAGACTATGCAACACATAACTTTTTACAGTGGTATGTATCTGAGCAAATTGAGGAAGAAGCATTGGCACGTAACATTTTAGATAAAATTAATTTAATTGGAGACGATAAAGGAGGATTGTATTTATTTGATAATGATGTAAAGCAAATAGTAGCTCAATCTGCATCAGGAGCACAGGAATAA